The following nucleotide sequence is from Dialister pneumosintes.
TGTCCCTTCCTCCATAATCTCACCGCCATGTTCACCTGCACCGGGTCCAATATCAATAACCCAGTCGGCAGCACGAATCGTATCTTCATCATGCTCAATGACAATAACGGTATTACCCAAATCACGCATACCTTGTAAAGTGGCAATAAGTTTATCATTATCACGTTGATGCAAACCGATAGACGGTTCATCCAGTATATAGAGAACCCCTACTAATCCCGATCCAATTTGTGTAGCAAGGCGAATACGTTGTGCTTCGCCACCGGAAAGAGTAGTTGCACTTCTAGCCAGAGTAAGATAATCGAGCCCTACATTCTTTAAAAAGAGCAATCGATTTTTTATCTCTTTCAAAATTTGTTCCGATATAATTTTTTCTTTTTCAGTAAACTGAACTTTTTCAAAAAATTCCAATAATTCACTGACAGACATAGTGGAGAGCTCTGCAATATTTTTATCCCCTACACGAAAAGCCAATACTTCTTCTTTTAACCTTGCACCATGACATACAGGGCATGGTTTCTCAATAAGATATTCTGCCAAACCTTCTTTCATCTTATCAGTAAAGGCTTCTTCATACCTACGCTTAACCATAGGTACCAGCCCTTCAAAAACTCGAGTATACGTATTGGTATCTCCTCGCATATTCTCATATTCAAAAGTTAAAAGTTCTCCGCCCCCATACATAAATTCCTGCTGTGCCGACTTCGTTAAATCATTAAAACAACTATCCATCGTAAGTCCATAATGATGTAAAAAAGCTCCCAGTTGCCTCATAAGCCAACTATCCGGGTTTACAGGAAAAGAAATAATAGCTCCCTGTCTAAAAGACTTATTCTTATCAGGAACGACTCTATCAAAATCCACTTCTAAAGAAGACCCTAACCCGGAACAGGAAGAGCAAGCGCCAAACGGATTATTAAACGAAAAAATACGTGGTTCCGGCTTAGGTAAAGAAATTCCACATTCCGGACATGCAAAATGTGTACTAAAAATTAAATCATGGGAGTCAATAACATGTACCAACAACATTCCCTCCCCTAAAGAAAGTGCTGTTTCTATAGAGTCTGTCAGCCTTTTATTAATTCCATCTTTAATAATAATACGATCAACCACTACTTCGATGGTATGTTTTTTATTTTTTTCCAAAATAATATCTTCCGAAAGAAGTTTAATTTCTTTGTCTACACGAACACGAACATACCCTTCTCTGCGTAATTGCTCTAATAATTTTTTATGTGTCCCTTTTTTCTCAAAAGCAACCGGTCCTAAAATCATAATTTTAGTTCGTTCATCAAGTCCGGCTACTGCATCTACAATCTGGTCAATCGTCTGTCTGGTAATCGGCTTGCCGCACTTAGGACAAAAAGCTCGACTTGCATGTGCAAAAAGCATACGAAGATAATCATGTACTTCGGTCACTGTTCCTACAGTAGAACGTGGATTATGACTCGTGGATTTTTGATCAATGGAAATGGCAGGAGATAATCCTTCTATCTTATCTACATCCGGTTTATTCATTTGTCCTAAAAATTGGCGTGCATAAGCAGATAATGATTCTACATATTTACGTTGTCCTTCTGCATAAATAGTATCAAATGCCAAAGATGATTTCCCCGAACCGGAAAGTCCACTTAATACAATCAATTTATTACGAGGAAGTGTTAAGTCAATATTTTTTAGATTATTTTGACGTGCCCCCTGTATAACAATACCTTTTTCCATACATCCTCCATAATAGATAAGAAAAGGAAAAGCAAAACCTTTGCCCTTCCTTATACCATTCTTATACTTTCTTTTTTAATTCTCTATTAATTCTATTTTTTCCACTCTTTTTTTGCTTCATCGCCATATGTGAACGAGAACCGAACCGGTCATTCCATTGCTGTTTAAGAGTTGCCAATTGATTACGCCACAAAGCTGCTTCTTCAAATTCAAGTGCTTCTGCAGCTCGTTTCATATCTTTTTCTGTATCTATTATCTGTTGATACAAAGCATCATCAGAAAGTTCTTTAGTATTATGTGTGACATCATAAGAAGAACTTCCTTCTTCTACCTTTGTTAAATCAATCAAATCTTTAACTTTCTTCTGAACGGTTTTAGGAATAATACCATGTTCTTCGTTGTATGTTTGCTGAATTTTTCTACGACGATTGGTTTCATCAATAGCATGTTTCATCGACTTAGTCATCCGATCTGCATACATAATGACATGTCCGTGAGCATTGCGTGCTGCACGACCAATGACCTGAATCATCGATGTTTCTGATCGTAAAAATCCTTCTTTATCCGCATCCAGAATAGCTATCAAAGATACTTCCGGCATATCCAAACCTTCTCTTAATAAGTTAATTCCTACTAAAACATCAAAAACTCCAGCACGTAAATCTCGAATAATTTCAGCACGTTCAATCGTTGCAATATCGGAGTGAAG
It contains:
- the uvrA gene encoding excinuclease ABC subunit UvrA, with amino-acid sequence MEKGIVIQGARQNNLKNIDLTLPRNKLIVLSGLSGSGKSSLAFDTIYAEGQRKYVESLSAYARQFLGQMNKPDVDKIEGLSPAISIDQKSTSHNPRSTVGTVTEVHDYLRMLFAHASRAFCPKCGKPITRQTIDQIVDAVAGLDERTKIMILGPVAFEKKGTHKKLLEQLRREGYVRVRVDKEIKLLSEDIILEKNKKHTIEVVVDRIIIKDGINKRLTDSIETALSLGEGMLLVHVIDSHDLIFSTHFACPECGISLPKPEPRIFSFNNPFGACSSCSGLGSSLEVDFDRVVPDKNKSFRQGAIISFPVNPDSWLMRQLGAFLHHYGLTMDSCFNDLTKSAQQEFMYGGGELLTFEYENMRGDTNTYTRVFEGLVPMVKRRYEEAFTDKMKEGLAEYLIEKPCPVCHGARLKEEVLAFRVGDKNIAELSTMSVSELLEFFEKVQFTEKEKIISEQILKEIKNRLLFLKNVGLDYLTLARSATTLSGGEAQRIRLATQIGSGLVGVLYILDEPSIGLHQRDNDKLIATLQGMRDLGNTVIVIEHDEDTIRAADWVIDIGPGAGEHGGEIMEEGTPQEVEERHKSLTGQYLKGIKYIPLPANRRSGNGMFLKVLGATEHNLKNIDVTIPLGTFTVITGESGSGKSTLINDILYKGLARIKSKLPLGNGGCQAIEGDEYIDKIINIDQQPIGRTPRSNPATYVGVFSDIRELFSQTSEAKMRGYKPGRFSFNVKGGRCEACHGDGIIKIEMQFLSDVYVPCEVCHGARYNRETLEVKYKGKSIYDILMMTVDEAIPFFENHPKILRKLKTMQEVGLGYIHLGQPATTMSGGEAQRVKLATELMRRDTGDTLYILDEPTTGLHSEDIRKLLLVLQKLVDAGNTVVVIEHNLDVVKVADYIIDLGPEGGNRGGEIVASGSPEEVCKVKASYTGQYLKPVIARTKQFMERDGHGDGCK